The Burkholderia ambifaria AMMD genome includes a region encoding these proteins:
- a CDS encoding Lrp/AsnC family transcriptional regulator → MDELDNFDLGILRELASDGRLSGRELAERIGLSLTPTVRRLRRLEEENYIEGYGAHLNEQRLVGSISVFVSVTLEKQSEAVIARFESVVAQCPEVMSCFLMSGDADYNLRVVVKDLVAYHDFLTRTLTRIPGVAHIRSSFALRTVLMRPAPLLK, encoded by the coding sequence ATGGACGAACTTGACAATTTCGACCTCGGAATCCTGCGCGAGCTCGCCAGTGATGGACGACTCAGCGGACGAGAACTCGCGGAGCGCATAGGCCTGTCGTTGACGCCGACAGTACGTAGGCTGCGCAGGCTTGAAGAAGAAAATTACATCGAGGGGTATGGTGCCCATTTGAACGAGCAGCGACTAGTGGGCTCGATTAGCGTCTTCGTGTCCGTCACGCTGGAGAAGCAATCAGAGGCGGTTATCGCGAGGTTCGAGAGCGTCGTCGCACAGTGCCCCGAAGTGATGAGCTGCTTTTTGATGAGCGGCGATGCCGACTACAACCTGCGCGTGGTCGTAAAGGATCTAGTGGCCTACCACGATTTCCTCACCCGTACCTTGACGCGCATTCCTGGTGTCGCGCATATCAGGTCCAGCTTCGCCCTTAGAACGGTACTGATGCGCCCTGCGCCGCTGCTAAAGTAG
- a CDS encoding cystathionine gamma-synthase family protein, translating into MNTAKKGGLTTTIVHRDRRIGMEHGALRAPVHTSAQYGFENVEDLIGIFQGTKKGSFNYSRQGTPTTALLEAKINELEGGVGTVCFATGMAAIAAVFMTLLRAGDHLVASRHIFGNTNSLLGTLQQLGISVSMVDMTSTHALADAITPATKMVFVETIANPGTQIADLPGIGMLCAKHGLIYVVDNTITSPALFKPASVGASLVINSLSKTLSGHGTALGGAVTDPGQFDWSSYVNIAHEYRSAPPQQQGLRQIRKKALRDMGAALSSEHANLISIGMETLALRIRQSSESAQALAEYLSSHPAIARVNYPGLPDHPQHARAAALFSANAWLMSFELRDAGSTNAFLNALQIPIKATGLGDTRTLVIPVASTIFWEAGPAKRKEMDIPDGLVRVSVGLEEVTDLIADFARALESMSSR; encoded by the coding sequence ATGAATACTGCGAAAAAAGGTGGGCTCACTACCACCATCGTCCATCGAGATCGCCGAATCGGTATGGAGCACGGCGCGCTGAGGGCGCCGGTTCATACGTCAGCTCAGTATGGCTTCGAAAACGTCGAGGATCTGATCGGCATTTTTCAAGGCACGAAGAAAGGCAGCTTCAACTACTCGCGTCAGGGCACACCGACCACCGCCCTGCTCGAAGCCAAGATCAATGAACTCGAAGGTGGCGTAGGAACCGTGTGCTTTGCCACCGGCATGGCCGCGATCGCCGCGGTGTTTATGACGCTACTTCGTGCGGGTGACCACCTTGTTGCAAGTCGCCATATATTTGGCAACACGAATAGCCTGCTCGGAACGTTACAGCAGCTGGGAATTTCCGTGTCCATGGTGGATATGACATCTACCCATGCATTGGCCGATGCGATCACGCCTGCGACGAAGATGGTTTTCGTCGAAACGATCGCCAATCCGGGAACGCAAATCGCGGACTTACCCGGCATCGGGATGCTATGCGCGAAACACGGGCTCATCTACGTCGTCGACAATACCATTACATCGCCCGCGCTATTCAAACCCGCAAGTGTGGGAGCCAGCCTTGTGATCAACTCGCTGAGTAAAACCCTTTCAGGCCACGGCACGGCCCTGGGAGGGGCCGTAACGGATCCAGGGCAATTCGATTGGAGCAGCTACGTCAATATCGCTCACGAGTATCGCAGCGCGCCGCCGCAGCAACAGGGATTGCGCCAGATCCGCAAGAAGGCACTCCGCGACATGGGCGCAGCCCTGTCGTCGGAGCATGCAAACCTGATTTCGATCGGTATGGAAACGTTGGCGCTGCGAATCCGTCAAAGTAGCGAAAGTGCGCAGGCGCTCGCCGAATATCTCTCGTCGCACCCTGCGATTGCAAGAGTGAACTATCCCGGATTACCAGACCATCCTCAACATGCACGTGCCGCAGCGCTCTTTAGCGCGAATGCGTGGCTGATGTCGTTTGAACTACGCGACGCCGGCAGCACAAACGCCTTCCTCAATGCATTGCAGATCCCGATCAAGGCGACCGGATTGGGCGACACTCGAACACTTGTCATTCCGGTGGCATCGACGATCTTCTGGGAGGCCGGGCCTGCGAAGCGCAAGGAGATGGACATTCCGGATGGTCTCGTTCGAGTCTCCGTTGGGTTGGAGGAAGTCACGGACCTGATCGCGGACTTCGCTCGTGCACTCGAGTCGATGTCCTCACGATAA
- the gorA gene encoding glutathione-disulfide reductase translates to MKRYDYIAIGGGSGGIASVNRAAMHGKKCALIEAKEIGGTCVNVGCVPKKVMWYAAHIADAIRHYSSDYGFNAEIERFDWATLVKNRSAYIDRIHASYETSLDRNKVDVIAGFGRFVDTRVVEVDGERMTADHILIATGCRPSRPDIPGAEHGIDSDGFFALREMPARTAIIGGGYIAVELAGVLNALGSQTHLFVRKNTPMRHLDPLLSDTLVEVMKSDGPTLHTHAIPKAIHKNPDGSLTLQLEGGESYIADCIVWAIGREPHTDDLNIRATGVAIDDRGYVIVDKYQNTTVPGIYAVGDITGLLDLTPVAVAAGRRLSERLFNNKPHEHLDYNNVPTVVFSHPPIGTVGLTEPEARMKYGDDGVKVYQATFTSMYSAVTRHRQPARMKLVCVGPDERIVGIHGIGSGMDEILQGFAVALKMGATKRDFDNTVAIHPTAAEEFVTMR, encoded by the coding sequence ATGAAGCGTTACGACTACATCGCGATCGGTGGCGGAAGCGGCGGCATTGCCTCCGTCAACCGCGCTGCCATGCATGGAAAGAAATGCGCGCTGATCGAGGCGAAAGAAATCGGTGGCACCTGCGTCAACGTGGGTTGTGTTCCCAAGAAAGTCATGTGGTACGCGGCGCATATCGCGGATGCGATCCGCCACTATAGTTCCGACTACGGATTCAATGCCGAAATAGAGCGATTCGACTGGGCGACCCTGGTGAAAAACCGGAGCGCGTATATCGATCGCATCCACGCGTCCTATGAAACCAGTTTGGACCGGAATAAGGTCGATGTGATCGCAGGCTTCGGCCGATTCGTCGATACACGGGTCGTCGAAGTCGATGGCGAGCGAATGACCGCCGATCACATTCTCATCGCAACGGGTTGTCGACCATCGCGCCCTGACATCCCCGGCGCGGAACACGGCATCGATTCGGACGGTTTTTTCGCATTACGAGAAATGCCTGCCCGCACAGCCATTATCGGTGGTGGCTACATCGCGGTGGAACTAGCCGGCGTGCTCAATGCGCTCGGCTCGCAGACACATCTGTTTGTGAGAAAAAATACACCCATGCGCCACCTCGATCCATTGCTCTCCGACACCCTGGTGGAAGTGATGAAGTCTGACGGGCCGACGCTGCATACACATGCGATCCCGAAAGCGATCCACAAAAACCCGGACGGAAGCTTGACGCTGCAGCTTGAAGGTGGTGAAAGCTACATCGCGGATTGCATCGTCTGGGCGATCGGACGCGAGCCCCATACCGATGACCTGAATATACGGGCGACAGGCGTCGCTATCGACGACCGCGGTTACGTGATCGTCGACAAATATCAGAACACCACCGTCCCCGGCATCTATGCAGTCGGCGACATCACTGGGCTCCTCGACCTCACGCCGGTCGCCGTGGCCGCTGGGCGGCGCCTGTCGGAACGCTTGTTCAACAACAAGCCGCACGAACATCTCGACTACAACAACGTACCCACAGTGGTATTTAGCCATCCGCCGATCGGCACCGTGGGGCTAACCGAGCCCGAGGCACGGATGAAGTACGGCGATGATGGAGTCAAGGTCTATCAGGCTACCTTCACCTCGATGTATTCAGCTGTAACCCGGCACCGACAACCGGCTCGCATGAAGCTCGTATGCGTGGGCCCGGATGAGAGAATCGTCGGTATACATGGTATCGGGTCAGGTATGGACGAAATTCTTCAAGGTTTCGCGGTCGCATTGAAGATGGGGGCGACGAAGCGAGATTTCGATAACACGGTGGCCATTCATCCAACCGCTGCGGAAGAGTTCGTGACGATGCGTTAG
- a CDS encoding DMT family transporter produces MEIRSVNTTSTRASWWLAGVTAIAMLAFSGNSLLTRMALQKTPLDPATFTAVRLATGAATLTLIVYVTGKRPTVSVHGVLSGTLLFIYVAAFSFAYRGIDTGAGALILFVSAQLMMLGFGYVKGEKTSLLGVALAVTGLFIFLAPSHSAPPLRYSALMLGAGIAWGAFSLIGRSNSSSIVGTANSFLLALPLAVVLLWVCRHDLRTSTEGLTYAAISGAVTSGLGYVMWYWVRVRTPAIIAGTVQLSVPVLSAVLGVVVLGEALPVHSAVAAVVVLLGVMLTMRTTRATTKPSIRRNSI; encoded by the coding sequence ATGGAAATTCGGTCCGTCAATACCACCAGCACGCGGGCATCCTGGTGGCTGGCGGGCGTGACGGCCATCGCAATGCTTGCGTTTTCGGGAAATTCACTTCTCACGCGAATGGCCTTACAGAAAACGCCCCTTGATCCGGCCACGTTCACAGCTGTAAGGCTCGCAACGGGCGCGGCGACACTAACGCTCATCGTGTACGTCACCGGGAAACGACCAACCGTGTCTGTACATGGTGTGTTGTCCGGCACCTTGTTGTTCATCTACGTTGCAGCCTTCTCCTTCGCCTATCGCGGTATCGATACGGGCGCCGGCGCATTGATCCTGTTCGTTTCGGCACAATTGATGATGCTCGGCTTTGGATACGTCAAAGGCGAAAAAACCAGTCTATTGGGTGTTGCGCTGGCGGTGACAGGTCTTTTCATCTTTCTCGCGCCCTCCCATTCCGCACCACCATTGCGCTACTCGGCACTCATGCTCGGGGCGGGAATTGCTTGGGGGGCATTTTCTCTCATTGGTCGCTCGAACAGCTCATCCATCGTTGGGACGGCAAATAGCTTCCTGCTGGCACTGCCGCTGGCCGTCGTCCTGCTATGGGTGTGTCGACATGATCTTCGAACCAGTACAGAAGGACTGACGTACGCCGCGATTTCTGGCGCCGTCACTTCGGGGCTCGGATATGTGATGTGGTACTGGGTCCGGGTTCGCACGCCCGCCATCATCGCCGGCACGGTGCAGCTTTCGGTTCCGGTGCTGAGCGCCGTCCTCGGCGTTGTCGTTCTGGGTGAAGCGCTGCCGGTGCATAGCGCGGTGGCGGCAGTCGTCGTGCTACTCGGCGTCATGCTGACGATGAGGACGACCCGTGCTACCACAAAGCCGTCGATAAGGAGAAACTCCATATGA
- the cysK gene encoding cysteine synthase A — protein sequence MKFDNVLQTIGNTPIIRMNRLFGADANVWIKSERGNPGGSIKDRIALAMIEEAERSGKLRPGGTIIEPTSGNTGVGLAVVAAVKGYKLVLVMPESMSIERRRLMLAYGATFDLTPRELGMKGAIDRARELAEETPGAWMPQQFENPVNVAAHEATTAQEVLNDFPDGLDALITGVGTGGHLTGVAKVLKARFPNLRVFAVEPSASPVLSGGRPAPHTLQGLAPGFVPGNLDTSLLDGVIQIDDGPARDYARRAARDEGLLIGISSGATLAAIAHQLPELRSGARVLGFAYDTGERYLSVEGFLPI from the coding sequence ATGAAATTCGACAACGTCCTGCAGACTATTGGCAATACCCCGATCATCCGCATGAATCGCCTGTTTGGCGCAGACGCCAACGTATGGATCAAGTCCGAGCGCGGCAATCCGGGTGGCTCCATTAAAGATCGAATTGCGCTCGCGATGATCGAGGAGGCGGAAAGATCCGGGAAGCTCAGACCGGGCGGCACCATCATCGAACCCACCAGTGGCAACACCGGGGTGGGACTGGCGGTGGTTGCCGCCGTCAAAGGTTACAAGCTGGTTCTCGTGATGCCGGAAAGCATGTCCATCGAACGCCGCCGCCTCATGCTGGCATACGGCGCAACCTTCGATCTCACGCCCAGGGAATTGGGCATGAAAGGTGCCATCGATCGCGCACGCGAACTCGCCGAAGAGACGCCCGGCGCCTGGATGCCGCAACAGTTCGAGAATCCTGTCAACGTCGCGGCACATGAGGCCACTACCGCGCAGGAAGTACTCAATGACTTTCCCGATGGGCTGGACGCCCTCATCACGGGAGTCGGCACCGGCGGACATTTGACCGGTGTGGCCAAAGTACTCAAAGCGCGATTCCCGAATCTGAGGGTATTTGCCGTGGAGCCGTCGGCCTCGCCCGTACTCTCCGGCGGCCGCCCTGCTCCCCACACGCTTCAAGGTCTTGCGCCGGGTTTCGTACCCGGGAATCTTGACACCAGCTTGCTGGACGGCGTCATTCAAATCGACGACGGTCCAGCTCGCGATTACGCACGTCGAGCCGCACGTGACGAAGGCTTGCTGATCGGCATCTCGTCCGGTGCCACGCTAGCGGCGATTGCGCATCAGCTACCCGAGTTGCGCAGCGGCGCTCGCGTGCTCGGATTCGCCTACGATACCGGCGAACGCTATCTTTCCGTGGAAGGTTTCCTTCCTATTTAG
- a CDS encoding alcohol dehydrogenase, with protein MKTVYRAMQITRPGFLELVERPTPTPGTGEVLIEVEACGICGADVGDVEGASTEVQPPRVPGHEVVGRIAALGTHVPSIWKVGQRVGVGRLGGHCNECVQCRKGHFQLCQNQPFVGATSDGGYAEMMLARATGLVSIPDELDAEEAAPILCAGIATFNALKKCGAQAGDTVVVLGIGGLGHMALQYARRMGFRVVAVGRGNDIADDALALGAHIYIDTEQEDAVAKLGSMGGAQAILTTIAHPGTVSALMAGLAPQGRLVLLGAGKDPLPVSTGQMVVGERSMLGSITGTPYENESTLAFSVLAGVRPKIEVMPLEQANDAYRRMKSGDVKFRMVLTTSAHRK; from the coding sequence ATGAAAACCGTCTACCGTGCGATGCAAATAACGCGCCCCGGCTTCCTTGAACTAGTGGAACGTCCGACACCGACGCCGGGCACCGGCGAAGTGCTGATCGAAGTAGAAGCCTGCGGCATCTGCGGCGCCGACGTCGGCGACGTCGAAGGCGCCAGTACGGAAGTACAACCTCCGCGTGTGCCCGGTCACGAGGTGGTCGGACGCATCGCCGCGCTCGGCACGCATGTTCCCTCCATCTGGAAGGTGGGTCAGCGCGTGGGGGTTGGTCGCCTGGGTGGACATTGCAACGAATGTGTCCAGTGCCGAAAGGGACACTTTCAGCTCTGCCAGAATCAACCCTTCGTCGGTGCAACATCCGACGGTGGGTATGCCGAAATGATGCTGGCCCGCGCTACCGGGCTGGTTTCTATTCCGGACGAACTCGATGCCGAGGAAGCGGCGCCGATTCTCTGCGCCGGGATCGCCACGTTCAACGCGCTGAAGAAGTGCGGTGCCCAAGCTGGCGACACCGTCGTCGTCCTGGGTATCGGCGGCTTGGGACATATGGCGCTGCAATACGCACGCCGCATGGGCTTCCGAGTCGTCGCTGTCGGACGAGGCAACGACATTGCCGATGACGCGCTGGCGCTCGGCGCACACATCTACATCGACACCGAGCAGGAAGATGCAGTGGCCAAGCTCGGCAGCATGGGCGGCGCGCAGGCCATTTTGACCACGATCGCTCATCCGGGCACCGTGTCGGCGCTGATGGCCGGCCTCGCACCACAAGGACGGTTGGTACTACTGGGCGCCGGCAAGGATCCGTTGCCTGTTTCGACCGGCCAAATGGTCGTGGGCGAGCGAAGCATGCTCGGCTCCATCACCGGCACGCCGTACGAAAATGAGTCGACGCTTGCGTTTAGCGTGCTGGCTGGTGTTCGTCCGAAGATCGAGGTCATGCCGCTGGAACAGGCCAATGACGCATACCGCCGGATGAAATCGGGCGACGTCAAGTTTCGCATGGTCTTGACAACGAGTGCACACCGCAAGTGA
- a CDS encoding SDR family oxidoreductase: MRLKGKTALITGATSGIGLATAELFVREGAQVAITGRDEARLKRARAKLGGAVTTIQADVRNSEDMKRMARQVADAFGDDGLDVFFGNAGVAFSTPLLTTDEARFDELLAVNVKGLFFSMQAVTPVLRDGASVILNSAWLNNVGMGGFSALAATKAAVRSFARSWSCELLDRKIRVNAVSPGAVDTPIFELEGATPAQLAETKRQMSLQIPAGRMGEPMEIAQAVLFLASDDSRYMMGAEIVVDGGFAQL; the protein is encoded by the coding sequence ATGAGATTAAAGGGTAAAACCGCGTTGATTACCGGCGCAACCAGCGGCATCGGTCTGGCTACCGCCGAGTTGTTCGTGCGCGAGGGCGCGCAGGTAGCGATCACCGGCCGCGACGAGGCACGGCTGAAGCGTGCGCGCGCGAAGCTGGGCGGTGCGGTCACGACCATCCAGGCCGACGTGCGCAACAGCGAGGACATGAAGCGGATGGCCCGACAGGTCGCGGACGCCTTTGGCGACGACGGGCTGGATGTCTTTTTTGGCAATGCCGGTGTGGCGTTCTCCACGCCGCTGCTGACCACGGATGAGGCCCGCTTTGACGAACTGCTGGCAGTCAACGTCAAGGGGCTCTTCTTCTCCATGCAGGCCGTGACACCCGTGCTGCGCGATGGGGCGTCGGTGATTCTCAATTCTGCATGGCTCAACAATGTTGGCATGGGCGGTTTCTCGGCGCTTGCTGCCACGAAGGCGGCGGTTCGCTCGTTCGCGCGCTCGTGGTCCTGCGAATTGCTGGATCGCAAGATACGGGTCAATGCCGTCAGCCCCGGCGCGGTCGATACGCCAATCTTCGAGTTGGAAGGTGCAACGCCCGCGCAGCTGGCTGAGACGAAACGTCAGATGTCCTTACAGATTCCGGCCGGCCGCATGGGGGAGCCGATGGAAATTGCCCAGGCCGTGCTATTCCTTGCCAGCGATGATTCACGCTACATGATGGGCGCCGAAATCGTCGTCGATGGCGGATTCGCGCAGCTCTGA
- a CDS encoding bifunctional alpha/beta hydrolase/OsmC family protein: protein MAEQRFDFHGAHGTLLSGRLESPQTTPRGWAIFAHCFTCGKDSVAAARIARALALSGIGVLRFDFAGLGGSEGEFANSTFAADVDDLVAAGRAMAASGRAPSLLIGHSLGGAAALAAAADMPSVQAVATIGAPSSVEHVLGLFGSDSLAQIEADGEAEVLLAGRPFTFRKSFLDDARQQKLEDRIAHMHKPLLVMHAPGDRIVDIQHATRIFVAAHHPKSFVSLDDADHLLTRRPDSDYVASVVAAWAVRYLPAVAADIPDISEGDGVLAEETGKGLFQLAMRSGKHQFLADEPESVGGMASGLSPYEFVCAALAACTVMTMRMYARRKGIPLVRASTRVTHSKRPDQTPADLFARTISLEGPLDDEQRQKLLAIADRCPVDLTLVRGSDVSTTLEAESEKLVIQSND, encoded by the coding sequence ATGGCGGAGCAACGTTTCGATTTTCACGGCGCGCACGGAACCCTTCTGTCCGGCCGGCTCGAAAGCCCACAGACCACGCCACGCGGTTGGGCGATTTTCGCTCACTGCTTCACGTGCGGTAAGGACAGCGTCGCTGCAGCACGCATTGCCCGAGCCCTTGCGTTGAGCGGAATCGGCGTGCTTCGTTTCGATTTCGCTGGCTTGGGCGGTAGCGAAGGCGAGTTCGCTAACTCCACTTTCGCGGCCGATGTCGATGATCTCGTGGCGGCCGGCCGCGCCATGGCCGCCTCAGGCCGCGCGCCTTCCCTGCTGATCGGTCATAGCCTCGGCGGCGCGGCCGCGTTGGCCGCCGCGGCCGATATGCCCTCGGTGCAGGCTGTCGCAACGATCGGCGCCCCTTCGAGCGTCGAACACGTTCTCGGGCTGTTCGGGAGCGATTCGCTCGCGCAAATCGAAGCTGACGGTGAAGCCGAGGTTCTGCTTGCTGGACGCCCGTTCACGTTCCGAAAGTCGTTTCTCGACGATGCGCGCCAACAGAAGCTGGAGGATCGCATTGCACATATGCACAAGCCCTTGCTTGTGATGCATGCGCCCGGTGATCGTATTGTGGACATTCAACATGCAACGCGAATCTTCGTCGCCGCGCACCATCCGAAGAGCTTCGTGTCGCTCGACGACGCCGACCATCTGCTGACTCGGAGGCCGGATTCGGACTACGTCGCGTCGGTGGTCGCGGCTTGGGCCGTACGCTACCTGCCCGCGGTAGCCGCCGATATACCCGATATTTCCGAGGGAGATGGTGTATTGGCCGAGGAAACAGGCAAGGGTCTGTTTCAGTTGGCCATGCGCAGCGGAAAGCATCAGTTCCTGGCCGACGAACCGGAGTCCGTTGGCGGGATGGCAAGCGGACTATCGCCTTACGAGTTCGTCTGTGCCGCGCTCGCCGCATGTACGGTCATGACCATGCGCATGTACGCGCGCCGAAAAGGCATTCCGCTCGTGCGTGCATCTACCCGTGTGACGCATAGCAAGCGCCCCGATCAGACACCCGCCGACCTGTTCGCTCGGACGATCTCCCTCGAGGGGCCACTCGACGACGAGCAGCGGCAGAAACTCCTGGCGATTGCCGACCGGTGCCCCGTTGATTTGACGCTCGTTCGCGGCTCGGATGTCAGCACCACGCTCGAAGCGGAAAGCGAAAAACTGGTGATCCAATCGAATGATTAG
- a CDS encoding flavin monoamine oxidase family protein → MQTARIAIIGAGLSGLYAAWLLERQGIRDYVLLEARDTLGGRIISVPGPGQASADADFTADAIDRFDLGPTWFWPEYQQELRRLVDALGLEQFEQFETGDMMVERSPDEPPVRMRGYVNSPASMRVIGGMSSLVDRLRRALDPQRVITGQSVNRMRIVDGDVELDSEDAPGGFTTWRVAQVLLALPPRLAENTIAFEPELPPMLARQWRATATWMAPHAKYIAIYDTPFWRDQGLSGEARSARGPLGEIHDASMPGGSAALFGFFGVPAQVRQNVSDEVLCMHSRAQFVRLFGPAAATPRAEFIKDWAQEPYTATSADLVAANAHAAAPVATVSSGPWSGRLTGIASEWSPHFPGYLAGAVEAAGLGVQTLVSRIATANTSLTIASH, encoded by the coding sequence ATGCAAACAGCTCGCATTGCCATCATCGGCGCAGGATTGAGCGGCCTTTATGCCGCCTGGTTGCTCGAGCGCCAGGGCATCCGGGACTACGTGCTGTTGGAAGCACGCGATACGCTCGGCGGCCGGATCATCTCCGTCCCGGGCCCGGGACAGGCTTCAGCCGACGCCGATTTCACTGCGGACGCGATCGACCGCTTCGACCTTGGGCCCACCTGGTTTTGGCCCGAGTATCAGCAGGAGCTGCGACGCCTCGTCGACGCGTTGGGCCTGGAACAGTTCGAGCAGTTCGAAACGGGCGACATGATGGTGGAGCGCTCACCTGATGAGCCACCGGTGCGCATGCGCGGCTATGTCAACTCGCCGGCCTCGATGCGCGTGATCGGCGGCATGAGCTCGCTAGTGGATCGCCTACGCCGGGCACTGGATCCCCAGCGGGTTATCACCGGCCAGTCGGTGAACCGCATGCGCATCGTGGACGGGGATGTCGAGCTGGATAGTGAAGATGCTCCCGGCGGCTTCACGACGTGGCGCGTCGCACAAGTGTTGCTCGCGCTACCGCCCCGCCTCGCCGAGAACACCATCGCGTTCGAGCCGGAGCTTCCACCCATGCTGGCCCGGCAATGGCGCGCTACGGCGACCTGGATGGCTCCCCACGCAAAGTACATCGCGATCTACGATACCCCGTTCTGGCGCGATCAGGGACTGTCCGGCGAAGCCCGCAGCGCGCGCGGGCCGTTGGGAGAAATTCACGACGCCTCGATGCCCGGCGGCAGCGCGGCACTGTTCGGCTTCTTCGGTGTGCCCGCCCAGGTTCGCCAGAACGTATCCGACGAAGTGCTGTGCATGCATAGCCGCGCGCAGTTTGTGCGCCTGTTCGGCCCGGCGGCAGCCACGCCCCGCGCGGAATTCATCAAGGATTGGGCACAGGAACCCTATACGGCCACGTCCGCAGACCTCGTCGCTGCGAACGCGCATGCCGCCGCCCCTGTCGCGACGGTTTCCTCCGGCCCATGGAGCGGGCGCCTGACCGGTATCGCCAGCGAATGGTCACCCCACTTTCCCGGCTATCTGGCCGGCGCGGTGGAGGCCGCCGGGTTAGGTGTGCAGACGCTCGTTTCGCGCATTGCGACAGCAAACACTTCTTTGACGATCGCGTCTCACTGA
- a CDS encoding cupin domain-containing protein translates to MLINADFSRRAIVTPHEYQWVASPQGGVERVMLDRVGAEKARATSIVRYAPGSHFPRHQHPAGEEILVLSGTFSDEGGHYPAGWYLRNPPGSCHQPSSREGAMIFVKLRQMPLHEARRVRVDTRDPAAWRRQNGREVCPLFADDAEQVCLHRMAPNDALVAAQGDGAELLVLTGAVVAEGEIYGRGSWIRVPADDSLHVVAASQGATVYLKTGLPVAIGAEV, encoded by the coding sequence ATGCTAATCAACGCCGATTTCTCGCGCCGCGCGATCGTCACGCCACACGAATACCAATGGGTCGCGTCGCCCCAAGGGGGCGTCGAACGCGTCATGCTGGATCGTGTGGGCGCGGAGAAAGCGCGAGCAACGAGTATCGTACGTTACGCCCCAGGTTCACATTTCCCGCGCCATCAGCACCCAGCCGGCGAGGAAATCCTCGTGCTCTCAGGCACGTTCTCTGACGAAGGCGGCCACTATCCGGCAGGTTGGTATCTCCGTAATCCGCCCGGCTCCTGTCATCAGCCCTCGAGTCGTGAAGGCGCCATGATCTTCGTCAAGCTACGTCAGATGCCGTTACATGAGGCGCGCCGTGTCCGCGTGGACACCCGTGATCCAGCCGCTTGGCGCAGGCAGAACGGCCGCGAGGTCTGTCCACTGTTTGCCGACGACGCCGAACAAGTCTGCTTGCACCGCATGGCGCCGAATGATGCTCTCGTCGCGGCGCAGGGAGACGGTGCCGAACTACTCGTCCTGACGGGTGCCGTGGTGGCCGAGGGCGAAATTTACGGTCGCGGCAGCTGGATCCGCGTTCCCGCCGACGACTCCCTCCACGTCGTTGCTGCTTCTCAGGGAGCCACTGTTTATCTCAAGACTGGTCTTCCGGTCGCCATCGGAGCGGAAGTATAG
- a CDS encoding carboxymuconolactone decarboxylase family protein, with protein sequence MMQDWNSYRDNLLERVGDYAKQSPEVVRGLMTIDNAAAKTGHLEAKMHELIALAVAVTTRCDGCISVHTKKAVEAGASLEEISEALGVAIALNAGAALTYSARVIETYQQLPNK encoded by the coding sequence ATGATGCAAGACTGGAATTCCTACCGTGACAACCTGCTCGAGCGTGTGGGCGATTATGCGAAGCAGAGCCCCGAGGTCGTGCGCGGCCTGATGACAATCGACAACGCCGCCGCGAAGACCGGCCATCTGGAAGCGAAGATGCACGAGCTGATCGCGCTGGCCGTGGCCGTGACCACGCGTTGCGACGGCTGTATTTCGGTTCACACCAAGAAGGCCGTCGAGGCCGGTGCGTCGCTGGAGGAGATCTCCGAGGCGCTCGGCGTTGCGATCGCCCTCAACGCAGGTGCTGCGCTGACCTATTCGGCGCGCGTCATCGAGACCTATCAGCAATTGCCCAACAAGTAA